TCGGTCGCGAGGAGGCGTGGCTGATCCGGCCCATGGCGGTCGGCGCCAGGGGCGGGGTGATCTACGTGGCGGACGCGGGCGGCCAGGCCGTGTGGGCCCTCGAGGTGCGATCCGGGCGATTCCGGAAGACGCAGATGGCGGGACGGGGGCCCCTGGTTTCCCCCGTCGGTCTCGCCCTCGCGCCGAAGGGCCGCGTCTACGTGGCCGATTCGTTCCTGCGGTCGATCTTCGTGCTCGACGAAGACCTGAAGGTGACCACGACGATCACGGGCGAGGCGCTGCATCGCCCGGCCGGCCTCGCCTTCGATGCGGCGCGGGACCGTCTGTATGTGGCCGACAGCGCGGCACACACCGTCTGGATCTACACCGGCGAAGGGGTCCTGCTGGAAAGTATCGGCCAGCGCGGGACACGCGAGGGTGAGTTCAACTTCCCCACCCACGTGGCGGTGGACAGCACGGGCACCCTCTACGTGACGGACTCCCTCGGGTTCCGCGTCCAGATGTTCACCGCCGACGGGCGCTTCGCGTCGATGTTCGGCCGGCACGGGGATGCGTCGGGCGAGTTCGCGCGGCCGAAGGGCGTGGCTCTCGACAGCGAGGGGCATATCTACGTGGTCGAGGCGCTCTTCGACGCCGTTCAGATCTTCGATCGCCGCGGCCGGTTTCTGCTGTCGTTCGGGGAGCGAGGCCTGGGGCCCGGCCAGTTCTGGCTCCCCACGGGGGTGTTCATCGATCCCGACGACCGGATCTACGTGGCGGATGCCTACAACCAGCGGATCCAGATCTTCGAGTACCTGAGGGGCGGGGGCGATGAGTAGGGTTTTCGTCGCCCTCGCGGTGTGCGCGGCGCTGCTGGCCCCTGCGGCCGCCGGGGGGGCCGGCATCGTGGACACCGTCCACAACCTCTCCGCGACCGGCGCGGGCGCCGTGAAGGCCCCGGGTGTGGGGGAAGTCTGCATCTTCTGCCACACCCCTCACAGGGCCGGCCAGACCGTCGCGCTGTGGAATCGTGACCTCCCGGCTAGGACGTACAATCTGTACGGCAGCTCGACCCTGGAGGCCACGCTAAACCAGCCCACCGGAGCCTCCCGCCTCTGTCTCTCGTGCCACGACGGGACGACAGCGCTTGGCAACCTGCGCGTGGCGCCCGCCACGGGACCGGCGACCCTCGGCCCCCTCACGGGACGCGCCTCGCTCGGGACCGACCTCTCCGACGACCATCCCGCGTCCTTCCTGTTCGACACGGCCCTGGCCCTCAAGCAGGGGCAGCTCGTGGACCCCACAGGGCTCCCGAAGGCGGTGCCGCTGGACAGCACGCGGCAGCTCCAGTGCACGAGCTGCCATGACCCTCACGAGAACCGATATCGGAAGTTCCTCCGTGTGGACGACCGGTTCGCGGCGCTCTGCACGGCGTGCCACCGGCAGCGGAACTGGGTGGGGTCGGCGCATGCGACCTCGGTGGCGACCTGGAATGGGAGCGGCACGAACCCCTGGCCGAGCTCGCCCTACACGACGGTGGCCGACAACGGGTGCGAGAGCTGCCACCGGCCCCATGCTGCGCCGCGCCCCCCCCGGCTCCTGAGCGACCCCCAGGAGCCGGCCGTCTGCCTCGTCTGCCACAGCGGGAGCGTGGCGGCGACGAGGCTGGACCCGGAGTTCCTCAAGCCGAGCGCCCACCCGATCACCGCGACGAGCTGGACGCATGAGCCGCACGAGGATCCTGCCGCCATGGCCCGTCACGTGGCCTGCACCGACTGCCACAACCCGCACCAGGCGATCACGACGCCGGGCAGCGCGCCCGCCGTCCCGGGGCGGCTCCGGGGCGTCCGGGGGCTGAACCTCGCGGGGGCCAGCGTCACCGAGGTCCAGCAGGAGTACGAGGTATGCTTGAAGTGCCACGGCGTGCGCGATCAGACGACGCCCGGCGTCGTCCGGAGCGACAACACGCGGAACATCCGGCTGAAGATCAGCCCGAGCAATCCCTCGTACCACCCAGTGGCGACCAACGGCAAGAACGACGCCGTCGGGGGGTTGGAGGCCGGCTGGTCGGCGGGGAGCCTCCTCTACTGCACCGACTGCCACAACAACGACGAGTGGACGCCCGCCGGGACGCGGCCCCGCGGCTCGCATGGCTCGCGCTACACGCCGATCCTCGAGCGCGAGTACCAGGTGAATGATCCATCGTCGGAGTCGTACCAGGCCTATGCGATGTGCTACAAGTGCCACAATCGTAGCGTCCTGATCGAGGATCGCGCTCGGACGTTCCTCCACAAGAAGCACGTCGTCGACACGCAAGCGTCGTGCGCCGTCTGCCACGACGCCCACGGCTCGCGCCAGAGCATCCGGCTGATCAACTTCATGCTGCGCGACCGGACCGGGAAGACGGTCGTGAGCCCCTCACAGGGCCAGAAACGCCTCGAGTACATCTCGACCGGGCCCGGCCGCGGCACGTGCTATCTCCTCTGCCACGGCAAGAACCACGAGCCGAAGACATACCCCGACTGAGGAGACCCTCGAGGCGACGGGGGCGGCTGTCGCCACAGAGGATCGAGGTGCATGTCGGAGAGCTGGTCCGATGGCGGAGTGACGCCCCAGGGAGACTACGCCTCGAGACGGACCCGCATCGTGGTGCCCACGAGGTGGTCGAGCGTTCGAGCGACATCCGCGCGGTCTTTCGCCGTCCCGGGGAGCACTGGTACACTGCGCTCAGCAGCGGGA
This is a stretch of genomic DNA from Candidatus Rokuibacteriota bacterium. It encodes these proteins:
- a CDS encoding SMP-30/gluconolactonase/LRE family protein, whose protein sequence is MRKGASAKSPALGLLLVAIAATGCVPARMPPAPEHQAVSARRAWPAPPARPRIRFVQSVSRPADLGVEPSFWERLGQIIVGREEAWLIRPMAVGARGGVIYVADAGGQAVWALEVRSGRFRKTQMAGRGPLVSPVGLALAPKGRVYVADSFLRSIFVLDEDLKVTTTITGEALHRPAGLAFDAARDRLYVADSAAHTVWIYTGEGVLLESIGQRGTREGEFNFPTHVAVDSTGTLYVTDSLGFRVQMFTADGRFASMFGRHGDASGEFARPKGVALDSEGHIYVVEALFDAVQIFDRRGRFLLSFGERGLGPGQFWLPTGVFIDPDDRIYVADAYNQRIQIFEYLRGGGDE
- a CDS encoding cytochrome c3 family protein, with the protein product MSRVFVALAVCAALLAPAAAGGAGIVDTVHNLSATGAGAVKAPGVGEVCIFCHTPHRAGQTVALWNRDLPARTYNLYGSSTLEATLNQPTGASRLCLSCHDGTTALGNLRVAPATGPATLGPLTGRASLGTDLSDDHPASFLFDTALALKQGQLVDPTGLPKAVPLDSTRQLQCTSCHDPHENRYRKFLRVDDRFAALCTACHRQRNWVGSAHATSVATWNGSGTNPWPSSPYTTVADNGCESCHRPHAAPRPPRLLSDPQEPAVCLVCHSGSVAATRLDPEFLKPSAHPITATSWTHEPHEDPAAMARHVACTDCHNPHQAITTPGSAPAVPGRLRGVRGLNLAGASVTEVQQEYEVCLKCHGVRDQTTPGVVRSDNTRNIRLKISPSNPSYHPVATNGKNDAVGGLEAGWSAGSLLYCTDCHNNDEWTPAGTRPRGSHGSRYTPILEREYQVNDPSSESYQAYAMCYKCHNRSVLIEDRARTFLHKKHVVDTQASCAVCHDAHGSRQSIRLINFMLRDRTGKTVVSPSQGQKRLEYISTGPGRGTCYLLCHGKNHEPKTYPD